From a region of the Leptospira kmetyi serovar Malaysia str. Bejo-Iso9 genome:
- a CDS encoding cysteine-rich CWC family protein, whose translation MSMTEFSQTGIVQKPCQRCGKTFSCGAAAHACDCFSVSLSPEVRKRLKEDYNDCLCISCLEELNRS comes from the coding sequence ATGTCTATGACTGAATTCTCCCAAACCGGAATCGTTCAAAAGCCCTGTCAACGCTGCGGGAAAACGTTCTCCTGCGGCGCGGCGGCCCACGCCTGCGATTGTTTTTCCGTAAGTCTTTCTCCAGAAGTTCGTAAACGCCTTAAGGAAGATTATAACGATTGTCTTTGTATTTCCTGTTTGGAGGAATTGAACCGTTCTTGA
- a CDS encoding efflux RND transporter permease subunit gives MLSAVSIRNPIFSWMMMAAIILFGSVGFSRMGVSQMPDVDFPVVNVSLTLVGANAQVMETDVVDPIEEVLMAVEGVTEVRSISSDGSATVTVELELSRDVDVAVQEIQTKLAQVSNKLPEELDPAVITKSNPDDTPIIWVSVTAVDKTEKEKMLFVKDFLKDKFQKISGVGEIILGGYVDRTINVYLDPIKLSRSEIAVDDIVNTLKEQNLEVPSGRVENRTSEISLRAVGEVPTAEQFGNIFLNSRSGSPLFRSIRLKDIAIVEDGLGEVRRISRFNGVSAVAIGIKKLKGANAVEVGDLIKAKVKELKPKLPKGYDLTVSNDNTGYIRDSVNELEFTLIFSAILTGFVCRLFLGNWKSTGNVLLAIPTSVIGTFLFLYFAGFTINTFTMLGLSLATGIVVDDAIMVLENITRHREMGMSWFDAALEGASEIRFAALAATLAVVAIFLPVAFMKGIIGRYFLEFGVTISVSVLLSLFEALSFTPMRASLYSEDQVKNGRKSFLSSVFSVNARETWNLWVSKVSIFKRMDPYIERFLDYSTDLYGRSIDFVLNYPRWIVFGSTALFVASLGFFFLLKKEFIPPQDMGRFIIRARLPLGSSLQRTDEVMKTVEQYLIQRKEIEKYISNVGGFGGTEANTGMFFVTMKEMGHRPKNPKTGREITQGALFGILRKDLKELVPEATFSVQDLSQRGFSAGRGYPVELVLTGPDWQKLSALSVQILEKLKESKVVLDVDTDYVAGQKELRLVTNREAAALRGVSMANVGNTVGTLMGGKNVSRFTENGRSYDVRVKIQKDKGESIAVLPDISVRNTFGEFVKLKEVVSIQEKEALKTITRINRERAIRVFGNPPPALGQTASTEKALEIAKSILPEGYSVAVTGSAKTAKESGNSLTVALLFGILLSYMILASQFNSLKQPLYILLAMPFSFTGALVALYLFGQSFNMYSFIGLILLLGLVKKNSILLVEFVNHVRSTGKDIRQSIKEGCPIRLRPVLMTSFSSIAAAIPPALALGPGAETRIPMAVTILGGMTLSTLITLLVVPAAYYLGEKEKKEEVGTTAKSPTIVFPEPMHKPIQEPAHKFAQEHASKHKKIKK, from the coding sequence TTGCTTTCCGCAGTATCTATACGCAATCCGATCTTTTCCTGGATGATGATGGCCGCGATCATTCTGTTCGGTTCGGTCGGATTCTCGCGAATGGGCGTTTCTCAGATGCCCGACGTCGACTTTCCCGTGGTTAACGTTTCTCTTACTCTCGTCGGGGCCAACGCGCAGGTGATGGAGACCGACGTGGTCGATCCGATCGAAGAAGTTTTGATGGCCGTCGAAGGCGTAACCGAAGTGCGATCGATTTCTTCGGACGGTTCCGCGACCGTCACGGTCGAGTTGGAGTTAAGCCGAGACGTGGACGTTGCGGTGCAGGAGATTCAAACCAAACTCGCGCAAGTGTCCAATAAACTTCCGGAAGAATTGGATCCCGCGGTAATTACGAAATCGAATCCGGACGACACCCCGATCATCTGGGTTTCCGTAACCGCGGTCGACAAAACCGAAAAGGAGAAGATGCTTTTCGTGAAAGATTTTCTGAAGGATAAGTTTCAGAAAATTTCGGGAGTGGGCGAGATCATTCTCGGCGGTTACGTGGATCGAACGATCAACGTTTATCTCGATCCGATTAAACTTTCCAGAAGCGAAATCGCCGTGGACGATATCGTCAACACCTTGAAGGAACAGAATCTCGAAGTTCCTTCGGGAAGAGTGGAGAATCGAACGAGCGAAATCAGTCTCCGCGCCGTGGGCGAGGTTCCCACCGCGGAACAGTTCGGAAATATTTTCTTGAATTCGAGAAGCGGTTCTCCGCTTTTCCGATCGATCCGTCTTAAGGACATCGCGATCGTAGAAGACGGGTTAGGCGAGGTAAGAAGAATTTCCCGATTCAACGGAGTCTCCGCCGTAGCGATCGGAATCAAAAAACTAAAAGGCGCAAACGCCGTCGAAGTCGGAGATCTGATCAAGGCGAAGGTGAAGGAATTAAAACCGAAACTTCCGAAAGGTTACGATCTTACCGTGTCGAACGATAACACGGGTTATATCCGAGACAGCGTAAACGAACTCGAATTCACACTGATCTTTTCGGCCATTCTTACCGGATTTGTTTGTAGATTGTTTTTGGGAAATTGGAAAAGCACCGGTAACGTTCTTCTTGCGATTCCTACTTCCGTAATCGGAACCTTTTTGTTTTTATACTTCGCTGGATTTACGATCAACACGTTTACGATGTTGGGCCTTTCTCTTGCGACCGGGATCGTCGTCGACGACGCGATTATGGTTCTCGAAAATATTACGCGACATCGAGAGATGGGAATGTCCTGGTTCGACGCAGCTTTGGAAGGAGCTTCCGAAATCCGTTTCGCCGCGCTCGCGGCCACGTTAGCCGTCGTTGCGATCTTTCTTCCCGTAGCGTTTATGAAAGGAATCATCGGAAGATACTTTTTGGAATTCGGAGTTACGATTTCCGTTTCGGTTCTTCTTTCCTTGTTCGAGGCTTTGAGTTTTACTCCGATGCGCGCTTCCTTATATTCCGAGGATCAGGTTAAGAATGGAAGGAAGTCGTTTCTTTCTTCCGTGTTTTCGGTGAACGCGCGTGAAACCTGGAATCTTTGGGTCTCTAAGGTTTCGATCTTCAAAAGAATGGATCCTTATATCGAAAGATTTTTGGATTACAGCACGGATCTCTACGGACGTTCGATCGACTTCGTATTAAATTATCCGCGTTGGATCGTGTTCGGATCGACTGCGTTGTTCGTCGCTTCCCTCGGATTCTTTTTTCTTTTAAAAAAGGAATTCATTCCGCCTCAGGATATGGGCCGTTTTATCATCCGAGCCAGACTTCCTTTGGGTTCTTCCCTGCAAAGAACGGACGAAGTGATGAAAACCGTGGAACAATATCTGATCCAAAGAAAGGAAATCGAAAAATATATTTCCAACGTGGGCGGCTTCGGAGGAACCGAGGCCAATACGGGCATGTTCTTCGTTACGATGAAGGAGATGGGTCATCGACCGAAAAATCCGAAGACCGGAAGGGAAATCACACAAGGCGCCTTGTTCGGAATTTTAAGAAAGGATCTCAAGGAACTCGTTCCCGAAGCTACCTTTTCGGTGCAGGATCTTTCTCAAAGGGGATTTTCCGCGGGACGAGGTTATCCCGTCGAACTCGTGTTAACCGGTCCGGATTGGCAGAAGTTGTCCGCGCTTTCCGTTCAAATATTAGAAAAATTGAAAGAAAGTAAGGTTGTGTTGGACGTCGATACGGATTACGTCGCGGGTCAAAAGGAACTTAGACTCGTTACCAATCGCGAAGCCGCGGCGCTTCGAGGCGTGAGTATGGCGAACGTTGGGAATACGGTCGGAACGCTGATGGGCGGAAAAAACGTAAGTCGTTTTACCGAAAATGGTCGGAGTTACGATGTTCGCGTTAAGATTCAAAAGGACAAGGGAGAATCGATCGCCGTTCTCCCGGACATAAGCGTTCGAAACACGTTCGGAGAATTCGTAAAACTTAAAGAAGTAGTCAGCATTCAGGAAAAGGAAGCGTTGAAAACGATCACTCGGATCAACCGGGAAAGAGCGATTCGAGTTTTCGGAAATCCTCCGCCCGCTTTGGGACAAACCGCTTCCACGGAAAAGGCCTTGGAAATAGCGAAGTCGATTCTTCCCGAAGGTTATTCCGTCGCGGTGACCGGCTCGGCCAAAACCGCAAAAGAATCGGGAAACAGTCTGACCGTCGCGTTGCTTTTCGGAATTCTTCTTTCGTATATGATTCTCGCGAGCCAGTTCAACAGTTTAAAACAACCCTTGTATATTCTTTTGGCGATGCCTTTCAGTTTTACGGGCGCGTTAGTCGCTCTTTATCTGTTCGGACAATCCTTCAATATGTACAGTTTTATCGGATTGATTCTTCTTTTGGGTTTGGTGAAAAAGAATTCGATTCTTCTCGTAGAGTTCGTCAATCACGTTCGATCCACGGGAAAGGATATCAGACAATCGATCAAGGAAGGTTGTCCGATCCGATTGAGACCGGTGCTTATGACTTCTTTCAGCTCCATCGCCGCCGCGATTCCTCCCGCTTTGGCCTTGGGTCCCGGAGCCGAAACGAGAATTCCGATGGCGGTTACGATCTTGGGAGGAATGACACTTTCCACTTTGATCACGCTTTTGGTGGTTCCGGCGGCGTATTATCTCGGGGAAAAGGAAAAGAAGGAAGAGGTCGGAACTACGGCAAAGTCGCCCACGATCGTTTTTCCCGAACCGATGCACAAGCCGATTCAAGAACCGGCGCACAAATTCGCGCAGGAACACGCTTCCAAACATAAAAAAATCAAAAAATGA
- a CDS encoding acyl-CoA dehydrogenase family protein, giving the protein MIISNYFQDNEDIKLVFDELIDWEEIVRAYEHKFEDAEEYKKSGNERLAYAPSNVEEAKEYYKSVLESLGEIMGEFVAPRSKEMDQIGLKYENGKVTFPKAQEDCYNTLRDAGLMPISISRKYGGMGLPATVQSFMCEIAARADAAFCLAYGNINIVEIMERFASPEMCEKWLPDISAGKYSAAMALTEPNYGSDLPNVQTRATQDANGQWRINGAKRFITHACGYVNAPSVILTLARTGSPESGARGLSFFLVKGSDVHVAGVEHKMGLHCSPTCEVVFENSPGELIGKTGYGLVKYSMGMMNAARLTIATQSLGIATAAYYEGKKYASERIQFGKPIEQIPAVRKILDRMEREILATRVLIAETGKAIDLYHWPKEHAVKVEGKSERDVNQDESIRRWEKLADLFTPLSKYYASEGCVSIASDALQIHGGSGYTEDYDVARIYRDSRITTIYEGTTQLQVVAAIGGVVSGMSPTGQLRQYAEGELSKFSASEDLKKVWNDLDTSVGLFKSIHDGSVKDSLAFEVVEIAARFLCGMLLERSFKVLNGKELEKRKSIAQAYNLDSVATASANLIKLERASKQAIPA; this is encoded by the coding sequence ATGATTATCAGTAATTACTTTCAGGACAATGAGGATATCAAACTCGTCTTCGACGAGTTGATCGATTGGGAAGAAATTGTCCGCGCATACGAACATAAATTCGAGGATGCGGAAGAATATAAAAAGTCCGGAAACGAAAGATTAGCATACGCTCCTTCCAACGTGGAAGAAGCCAAGGAATACTATAAGTCCGTATTGGAATCCTTAGGCGAAATTATGGGAGAATTCGTCGCTCCCCGCAGTAAAGAAATGGATCAGATCGGACTCAAGTACGAGAACGGAAAGGTGACGTTTCCGAAAGCGCAAGAAGATTGTTACAATACGCTCCGAGACGCCGGGTTGATGCCGATTTCGATCAGTAGAAAATACGGCGGAATGGGTTTGCCCGCAACCGTTCAATCCTTTATGTGCGAGATCGCCGCGAGAGCCGATGCTGCTTTTTGTCTCGCTTACGGGAACATCAACATCGTCGAGATTATGGAACGATTCGCTTCTCCCGAAATGTGCGAGAAATGGCTTCCCGATATTTCCGCCGGAAAATACAGCGCGGCGATGGCGTTGACCGAACCGAACTACGGATCGGATCTTCCGAACGTTCAAACCAGAGCGACTCAGGACGCGAACGGACAATGGAGAATCAACGGAGCAAAACGTTTTATCACACACGCTTGCGGTTACGTCAACGCTCCTTCCGTGATTCTTACGTTAGCGAGAACCGGATCGCCCGAAAGCGGAGCGAGAGGACTTTCCTTCTTTCTCGTAAAAGGAAGCGACGTACATGTCGCCGGAGTCGAACACAAGATGGGACTTCATTGTTCTCCTACTTGCGAAGTCGTATTCGAAAATTCTCCGGGAGAATTGATCGGTAAAACCGGATACGGTCTCGTAAAGTATTCCATGGGAATGATGAACGCCGCAAGACTTACGATCGCAACTCAGTCATTAGGAATCGCGACCGCGGCTTATTACGAAGGAAAAAAATACGCTTCGGAAAGAATTCAATTCGGAAAACCGATCGAACAGATTCCAGCAGTCCGAAAAATTCTCGATCGAATGGAACGGGAAATTCTTGCGACCCGCGTTTTGATCGCCGAAACCGGAAAGGCGATCGATCTTTATCACTGGCCGAAAGAACACGCGGTCAAGGTGGAAGGAAAATCCGAAAGGGACGTGAACCAAGACGAGTCCATTCGCCGTTGGGAAAAACTCGCGGATCTTTTTACTCCTCTGAGCAAATACTACGCTTCGGAAGGATGTGTTTCGATCGCATCGGACGCCTTGCAGATTCACGGAGGAAGCGGTTATACCGAAGACTACGACGTCGCAAGAATTTACAGAGACAGTAGAATCACGACGATCTACGAAGGAACCACCCAACTGCAAGTGGTCGCGGCGATCGGCGGCGTGGTTTCGGGAATGTCGCCGACAGGACAACTGAGACAATACGCCGAGGGAGAATTGTCCAAATTCTCCGCTTCGGAAGATCTCAAAAAAGTTTGGAACGATCTCGATACAAGCGTAGGACTTTTCAAATCGATCCATGACGGAAGCGTAAAAGATTCTTTGGCCTTTGAAGTCGTGGAAATTGCGGCTCGTTTTCTTTGCGGAATGCTTTTGGAAAGATCTTTCAAAGTCTTGAACGGCAAAGAACTGGAAAAACGCAAGTCGATTGCACAAGCCTACAACTTGGACAGCGTCGCAACCGCGAGCGCCAATTTGATCAAATTGGAAAGAGCTTCGAAACAAGCGATTCCCGCATAA
- a CDS encoding SPFH domain-containing protein, translating into MFGMNYIQFDSMTHVILYKNGKVSKEGRGLSFFYFAPTSSIAAIPLGSNDLPFIFNESTNDYQTVSIQGQITYKISNPKALSELLDFTVDSSGTYKKNEIEKLNQRIINYAQTSTSSFIHGIGLKDSIRSAKTIETQILQGLQSSPAISTLGIEILNVNILAIRPNPEMERALETETREKLQQEADQAIYERRNFAVEQERKIKESELNTEIAVEEKKKQISEKQMEAKILEADNKRKLREMQVQADIVVEEQKKKFIEMKTSNQRKEAEAQGFVTETTLKPFRDIDWRTLVALNNNPDPKFNIALAFRQLAENAEKIGNLNISPELLENLLQEKKDSKK; encoded by the coding sequence ATGTTCGGAATGAACTACATCCAATTCGATTCCATGACTCACGTAATTCTTTATAAAAACGGAAAAGTCTCCAAAGAAGGAAGAGGGCTTTCTTTTTTCTACTTCGCCCCGACGAGTTCGATCGCGGCGATTCCTCTCGGTAGTAACGACTTGCCTTTTATCTTCAACGAATCCACGAACGACTATCAAACGGTTTCGATCCAAGGTCAGATCACGTATAAGATTTCCAATCCCAAGGCTCTTTCCGAACTTTTGGATTTTACCGTGGATTCAAGCGGAACGTATAAGAAGAATGAAATCGAAAAACTGAATCAAAGAATCATCAACTACGCTCAGACTTCCACTTCTTCCTTTATCCACGGAATCGGTTTGAAGGATTCGATTCGTTCCGCGAAGACGATCGAAACCCAAATTCTTCAGGGGCTTCAATCTTCGCCCGCGATTTCGACTTTGGGAATCGAAATTCTAAACGTAAACATTCTCGCCATCCGCCCCAATCCGGAAATGGAAAGAGCCTTGGAAACCGAAACGCGGGAAAAACTCCAACAAGAAGCGGACCAAGCGATTTACGAAAGAAGAAATTTCGCGGTCGAGCAGGAAAGAAAAATCAAGGAAAGCGAGTTGAACACCGAGATCGCGGTGGAAGAAAAGAAAAAACAAATTTCCGAAAAGCAGATGGAAGCCAAAATTCTCGAAGCGGACAACAAAAGAAAACTCAGGGAAATGCAGGTTCAAGCGGATATCGTCGTCGAGGAACAAAAGAAAAAATTCATCGAGATGAAAACCTCGAACCAAAGAAAGGAAGCGGAAGCGCAAGGATTTGTCACCGAAACGACGTTAAAACCTTTCCGAGACATCGACTGGAGAACGTTAGTCGCCTTGAACAACAATCCGGATCCTAAGTTCAACATCGCTCTCGCGTTCAGACAACTCGCGGAGAACGCCGAAAAGATCGGCAACTTAAACATCAGCCCCGAACTTCTGGAAAATCTTCTTCAGGAAAAGAAAGATTCCAAAAAATGA
- a CDS encoding PaaI family thioesterase: protein MSMGKEFKTKDPNFKDRIQEIFHKANFINLLEIGIDSVEPGKLRSSLEVKDKHLQQNGYVHAGVISTLADHTAGGAAGTLIGEKQVVLTLEFKINLLRTGIGNRLRCEAEVFYHGATVIVVNSDVYALHKNREKHIAKATVTLAVVGSQYSGS, encoded by the coding sequence ATGTCTATGGGCAAAGAATTCAAAACCAAAGATCCGAACTTTAAGGATCGAATCCAAGAAATTTTTCATAAGGCGAACTTCATCAATCTTTTGGAAATCGGAATCGATTCGGTCGAACCGGGCAAACTCCGTTCTTCCTTGGAAGTAAAAGACAAACATCTGCAACAAAACGGTTATGTTCACGCGGGCGTCATTTCCACGTTAGCCGATCATACTGCGGGCGGCGCGGCGGGAACTCTTATCGGTGAAAAGCAAGTCGTTTTGACCTTGGAATTTAAGATCAATCTTTTGCGGACCGGAATCGGAAATCGCCTTCGTTGTGAGGCTGAAGTTTTTTATCACGGTGCGACCGTGATCGTCGTCAATTCCGACGTTTATGCGCTTCATAAAAATCGGGAAAAACATATCGCGAAAGCGACCGTTACGTTAGCGGTTGTGGGCAGTCAATACAGCGGGAGTTGA
- a CDS encoding NAD(+)/NADH kinase: MSVEYAIIVKNKTRLETLIERFNTKQQARFYIERLGGKFEEYELEHEIFHESLDLVQKRISKRIKYKIVERIYVPSFLFSNKNVIVTIGQDGLVANTAKYSKGVPIIAVNPDRERYDGVLLPFDRESFVHAVENVMNGKYSSKTVRFAEAQLNDGQKLLAFNDLFIGPSSHTSARYKISYNETMEEQSSSGIIVSTPAGSTGWLSSIFNMAYGVAGVFEKELTLKRPALKDDQLLFAVREPFQSVRTQIGITAGVLNDEFPLTVESLMPSGGVIFSDGIESDYLKFNSGSVATIGVSKENANLVVPS; this comes from the coding sequence ATGAGCGTCGAATACGCGATCATCGTAAAGAATAAGACGCGTTTGGAAACGTTGATCGAACGATTCAACACCAAACAACAGGCGCGTTTTTATATAGAAAGACTCGGCGGAAAGTTCGAAGAATACGAACTCGAACACGAGATTTTTCACGAGTCGTTGGATCTGGTTCAGAAAAGAATTTCGAAAAGAATCAAATACAAGATCGTGGAAAGGATCTACGTTCCTTCGTTTTTATTCTCGAATAAGAACGTGATCGTTACGATTGGTCAGGACGGTTTGGTCGCCAACACCGCCAAGTATTCCAAAGGAGTTCCTATCATCGCGGTCAATCCCGATCGGGAACGATACGACGGGGTTCTTCTTCCTTTCGATCGTGAAAGTTTCGTTCATGCGGTTGAAAACGTGATGAACGGAAAATATTCCTCCAAGACGGTTCGGTTCGCCGAGGCGCAGTTGAACGACGGACAAAAACTTCTCGCGTTCAACGATCTGTTTATCGGCCCGTCTTCGCATACTTCGGCGAGATATAAAATTTCCTACAACGAAACCATGGAGGAACAATCCTCGAGCGGAATCATCGTTTCCACACCGGCGGGGAGCACGGGCTGGCTCAGTTCTATATTCAATATGGCTTATGGAGTTGCGGGAGTTTTCGAAAAAGAATTAACGTTAAAACGTCCGGCTCTCAAAGACGATCAACTTTTGTTTGCGGTTCGCGAACCGTTTCAAAGCGTAAGAACTCAGATCGGAATCACCGCGGGAGTTTTAAATGACGAATTTCCGCTGACGGTAGAATCGTTGATGCCTTCGGGCGGTGTGATTTTCAGCGACGGAATCGAATCCGATTATCTCAAATTCAATTCCGGTTCGGTCGCAACGATCGGCGTTTCAAAGGAAAACGCAAATTTGGTGGTTCCTTCTTAA
- a CDS encoding ArsR/SmtB family transcription factor: MLEEELSPVFKALSDESRRRILDIVKNKPGISVGELTDFFEFSRFAVMKHLKVLSEANLLNIEKKGKFRSIHLNAIPIQMIYDRWISQYSKHWATSLTRLKYQIEGESRMEELRQIYTLYIKTNVDKLWEALIQADITPEWFDGMKVQFEPKAGAKLTYDIKTPDGNQLSVVEGNVLEFNPKKKLVYTFRLSAEPKATSDRESRVTYELDPVGPDSVKLTVTHDDFDGKTHTFFGVSQGWPRHLSNLKTYLETGKGMNLPPMH; the protein is encoded by the coding sequence ATGTTAGAAGAAGAATTGAGTCCGGTCTTCAAAGCCCTTTCCGACGAAAGTCGGAGGAGAATTCTGGACATCGTTAAAAACAAACCCGGTATTTCGGTGGGAGAACTGACTGACTTTTTCGAGTTCAGTCGTTTTGCGGTGATGAAACACCTCAAGGTTCTCTCCGAGGCGAATCTTCTGAATATAGAAAAAAAGGGAAAGTTTCGAAGCATTCATCTCAACGCGATTCCGATCCAGATGATCTACGATCGTTGGATCTCGCAATACAGCAAACACTGGGCGACTTCTCTGACGAGACTCAAATATCAAATCGAAGGAGAAAGTAGAATGGAAGAGTTAAGACAAATCTATACTTTGTATATCAAGACCAACGTCGATAAACTTTGGGAAGCGTTGATCCAAGCCGACATCACACCGGAATGGTTCGACGGAATGAAGGTTCAATTCGAACCCAAGGCGGGTGCGAAGTTGACGTATGACATCAAAACTCCGGACGGAAATCAATTGTCGGTCGTCGAAGGAAACGTATTGGAATTTAATCCTAAGAAAAAACTCGTTTATACCTTCCGACTTTCCGCAGAACCGAAAGCGACTTCCGATCGTGAATCCAGAGTTACTTACGAACTCGATCCGGTCGGACCGGACTCTGTAAAACTCACAGTAACACACGACGACTTCGACGGTAAAACGCATACGTTCTTCGGAGTTTCTCAAGGATGGCCGAGACATCTCAGCAACCTGAAAACATATCTTGAAACCGGAAAAGGTATGAACCTGCCTCCGATGCATTGA
- a CDS encoding ATP-binding protein has product MKKNDIFSTDHPTANGKADDPLRSSFTKNLIGKKQKLGIRTRISVILAALLSVGALLVTTINSVVAYQRLKQEAESGARLASEKYTREISQFLNVGLGAVRGFKSVLEKTRPNRPMLVEAFGGFLHIQPDYFGVWAVFEPNAFDGLDNSYRNAKGHDASGRFVPYINRALDEDKLVYENCVNYEDPGPKGLYYSVPRQTQKEFLTEPTSYLVSGKSILMVSIVAPVFRNSKFAGVVGVDVTIERMQTKIGSIRPFRNQGYLAFLSPDGSFAANGKDPSTVGKQIAEPSERKRITDGIASGQPFLENKDGFTHYYYPVLLGDSPRPWAVRVSIPDSLYSGDLIYLWFISLVSTFVILGMILLTLRFSFDRYVLKGLSKAIAYSEQIAKGNLSARAHYPREDEIGALLGAMDKMREDLSMYLEERIATQAALRESEEIRKRNELIEAQKKHLEEALENLRKAQNQLLHSVRMATLGQLSAGISHELNNPLGAIKASNQTLLASVPKMRSMLPEVHSILSLASPEERKLYISFIDACRKGDSGIAGLEVRRRRKNISNTLKEWDVPNSDALADTIADMGVENLSETYKPLFQMSNRETLLEYIYLEEIYFRNSDTIRVSVDRASKILFELRNYSEAGDESAAKKVHIEETLETVFTVYQHYIRRGVDLTRSIDEIPPVLCVREEIVQVWTHLIFNALQAMQFKGKLTVRLFQREKEAIVEIEDNGPGIPDEIRDKIFEPFFTTKDAGEGSGLGLDLVRKLLDKNEGRIEFISEPGKTVFRVFLPLN; this is encoded by the coding sequence ATGAAAAAGAACGATATTTTTTCCACAGACCATCCTACTGCGAACGGAAAAGCGGACGATCCGCTTCGAAGTTCCTTTACGAAGAATCTAATCGGTAAAAAACAAAAGCTCGGAATTCGTACGAGAATCTCCGTTATACTCGCCGCCCTTTTATCCGTGGGTGCCCTTCTCGTAACCACGATCAATTCCGTCGTCGCTTATCAAAGACTCAAACAGGAAGCGGAATCCGGAGCCAGACTCGCTTCGGAAAAATACACGAGAGAAATATCACAGTTTTTGAATGTAGGTTTGGGAGCGGTTCGAGGTTTCAAATCCGTTCTGGAAAAAACGAGACCGAACCGACCCATGTTGGTGGAAGCCTTCGGAGGATTTCTTCATATCCAACCCGACTACTTCGGAGTTTGGGCGGTATTCGAACCGAACGCATTCGACGGTTTGGACAATTCTTATAGAAACGCGAAGGGGCACGACGCTTCGGGAAGATTCGTTCCTTATATCAATCGCGCCTTGGACGAAGATAAACTAGTATATGAGAATTGTGTAAACTACGAAGATCCCGGACCCAAAGGACTTTATTATTCCGTTCCGAGACAAACTCAAAAGGAATTTCTCACCGAACCGACGAGTTATCTCGTTTCCGGAAAATCGATTCTGATGGTTTCGATCGTCGCTCCCGTTTTTAGAAATTCGAAATTCGCCGGAGTCGTCGGAGTCGACGTCACGATCGAAAGAATGCAGACTAAGATCGGATCGATTCGTCCGTTCCGAAATCAGGGTTACTTGGCTTTTCTTTCCCCGGACGGTTCCTTTGCCGCAAACGGAAAAGATCCTTCGACCGTTGGAAAACAAATCGCCGAACCTTCGGAGAGAAAAAGAATCACGGACGGAATCGCCTCGGGTCAACCCTTTCTAGAAAACAAGGACGGTTTTACGCATTATTATTATCCGGTTTTATTGGGAGATTCTCCGAGACCCTGGGCCGTTCGAGTATCCATTCCGGATTCATTATATTCAGGAGATCTAATTTATCTTTGGTTCATCTCCCTCGTATCGACCTTCGTCATTCTCGGAATGATCCTTCTTACGCTCAGATTCTCCTTTGATCGATACGTTCTCAAAGGACTTTCCAAAGCGATCGCGTATTCCGAACAGATCGCAAAAGGAAATCTTTCCGCAAGGGCTCATTATCCGAGAGAGGATGAAATCGGCGCGCTTCTCGGCGCGATGGATAAGATGCGCGAGGATCTTTCCATGTATCTCGAGGAAAGAATCGCGACACAGGCCGCGCTTCGGGAAAGCGAAGAGATCCGAAAAAGAAACGAACTCATTGAAGCGCAGAAAAAACATCTGGAAGAAGCTCTTGAAAATCTGAGAAAAGCGCAGAACCAACTTCTTCATTCCGTGAGAATGGCGACGCTCGGACAACTTTCGGCGGGGATCAGTCACGAACTCAACAATCCTCTCGGCGCGATCAAGGCTTCCAATCAAACTCTTCTCGCTTCCGTTCCCAAAATGAGATCCATGCTTCCCGAGGTTCACTCGATTCTTTCCCTCGCTTCTCCCGAAGAAAGAAAACTTTACATTTCCTTTATAGACGCTTGTAGAAAAGGAGATTCCGGAATCGCCGGTCTCGAAGTGAGACGAAGAAGAAAAAACATCAGCAACACTTTGAAAGAATGGGACGTGCCGAACTCGGACGCATTAGCCGACACCATTGCTGATATGGGAGTCGAAAATCTTTCCGAAACGTACAAACCTTTGTTTCAAATGTCCAATCGCGAAACTCTTTTGGAATATATCTACTTGGAGGAAATCTATTTTCGAAATTCGGATACGATCCGCGTTTCTGTCGATCGAGCTTCCAAAATTCTTTTCGAGCTGAGAAATTATTCCGAAGCCGGAGACGAAAGTGCGGCTAAGAAGGTCCATATCGAGGAAACCCTGGAAACGGTTTTTACGGTGTATCAGCACTATATCCGACGAGGAGTCGATCTTACTCGATCCATCGACGAGATTCCGCCCGTTCTTTGTGTTCGGGAGGAAATCGTTCAAGTGTGGACGCATTTGATTTTCAACGCGTTGCAAGCGATGCAGTTTAAGGGAAAACTTACGGTTCGTCTTTTTCAACGGGAGAAGGAAGCCATAGTGGAAATAGAAGACAACGGACCCGGAATTCCGGACGAGATCCGCGACAAGATATTCGAACCTTTCTTTACGACCAAGGACGCGGGAGAAGGAAGCGGACTCGGACTCGATCTCGTTCGTAAACTTCTCGATAAAAACGAGGGAAGAATCGAATTTATCAGCGAACCCGGAAAAACCGTCTTTCGGGTATTCCTTCCTTTAAATTAG